The following are from one region of the Capsicum annuum cultivar UCD-10X-F1 chromosome 1, UCD10Xv1.1, whole genome shotgun sequence genome:
- the LOC107848102 gene encoding tubulin alpha-2 chain — MRECISIHIGQAGIQVGNACWELYCLEHGIQPDGQMPSDKTVGGGDDAFNTFFSETGAGKHVPRAVFVDLEPTVIDEVRTGAYRQLFHPEQLISGKEDAANNFARGHYTIGKEIVDLCLDRIRKLADNCTGLQGFLVFNAVGGGTGSGLGSLLLERLSVDYGKKSKLGFTIYPSPQVSTSVVEPYNSVLSTHSLLEHTDVSILLDNEAIYDICRRSLDIERPTYTNLNRLISQVISSLTASLRFDGALNVDVNEFQTNLVPYPRIHFMLSSYAPVISAEKAYHEQLSVAEITNSAFEPSSMMVKCDPRHGKYMACCLMFRGDVVPKDVNAAVATIKTKRTIQFVDWCPTGFKCGINYQPPTVVPGGDLAKVQRAVCMISNSTSVAEVFSRIDHKFDLMYAKRAFVHWYVGEGMEEGEFSEAREDLAALEKDYEEVGAEGDDEGEGEDDDEY, encoded by the exons ATGAGAGAATGCATTTCTATTCACATTGGTCAGGCTGGTATTCAGGTTGGAAATGCTTGTTGGGAACTTTACTGTCTCGAGCACGGCATTCAG CCTGATGGCCAGATGCCAAGTGACAAGACTGTCGGAGGAGGTGATGACGCGTTCAACACTTTCTTCAGCGAAACTGGAGCTGGAAAGCATGTCCCAAGAGCTGTCTTTGTGGATCTTGAGCCCACTGTCATTGATGAAGTGAGGACAGGAGCATACCGCCAGCTCTTCCACCCTGAGCAGCTGATAAGTGGCAAAGAAGATGCCGCCAACAACTTTGCCCGTGGCCACTATACCA TTGGGAAAGAGATAGTTGATCTGTGCTTGGATCGCATCCGTAAGCTTGCAGACAACTGTACTGGTCTTCAAGGGTTTCTGGTCTTCaatgctgttggtggtggtactGGTTCGGGTCTGGGGTCACTTCTGCTGGAGCGTCTCTCAGTTGATTATGGAAAGAAGTCCAAACTTGGTTTCACAATTTATCCCTCACCACAGGTCTCAACTTCTGTTGTTGAGCCTTACAACAGTGTCCTGTCAACTCACTCCCTTCTCGAGCACACTGATGTATCAATCCTTTTGGATAATGAAGCCATTTATGACATCTGCAGGCGTTCATTGGACATTGAGCGTCCTACATACACCAACCTTAACCGCCTCATCTCACAG GTTATATCTTCTCTGACAGCTTCTTTGAGGTTTGATGGTGCTCTCAATGTTGATGTGAATGAATTCCAGACCAATCTTGTCCCCTATCCCAGGATCCATTTTATGCTTTCCTCTTATGCCCCTGTCATTTCTGCTGAGAAGGCCTACCATGAGCAGCTTTCAGTTGCAGAGATCACCAACAGTGCCTTTGAGCCATCTTCTATGATGGTTAAGTGTGACCCTCGCCATGGCAAGTACATGGCTTGCTGTCTCATGTTCCGTGGTGATGTGGTGCCAAAGGATGTTAATGCTGCTGTGGCCACCATCAAGACTAAGCGCACCATCCAATTTGTTGATTGGTGCCCCACAGGATTCAAGTGTGGTATCAACTATCAGCCACCCACTGTTGTTCCTGGTGGCGACCTTGCTAAGGTGCAGAGGGCTGTGTGCATGATTTCCAACTCTACCAGTGTTGCTGAGGTCTTCTCACGAATTGACCACAAGTTTGATCTTATGTATGCTAAGCGTGCTTTTGTGCATTGGTACGTTGGTGAGGGCATGGAGGAAGGTGAATTCAGTGAAGCCCGTGAAGATCTTGCTGCCCTTGAGAAGGATTATGAGGAGGTTGGTGCTGAAGGCGATGATGAAGGTGagggagaagatgatgatgagtACTGA